The genome window TATTCTTCCTCTGGCACCTGACCATGCTTCCACTGGACATACACCttccttttttaccttttttccaaGAGAAGATTCCTGTTCAGCCAAGCTAGCCTTCTGCCTCACCTGCTTGACTTCCAACACTTGGGAATTGCCCGTTCCTGTGACCTTAGGAGGTGATGTTTAAAAAGTGACCAGCACTGACAGACCTCAGCACCTCAGAAAGCATTTTCCGAGGGTACCTTACTaattccctgagcagcctgaagtTCTGCTCTCCTCACGTCCAGGGCTGAGGTTTTGCTGGCACTTTGCCTCCTGTCACCAGGGATTTTAAACTCCATCCCTTTGTAGTTGCTGTGGCCAGGATGGCCACCATTCTCAACTTCACTTATGAGCTCCACTCTGTTGATACACAGTAGACCAAGGAGGGCATTTTTCCAAGTCATCTCCTTTAGAACCTGTCCTATAAAGCTGTCATCCAGGTTTTTAGGAATCTTCTGGCCCAAGTGTGATGCTCCCAGTTAATTTCTGGCAAGTTGAAGTTCCCTATAATGCCAAGGAGAGTTGATCTGAAAGCATCTGAAAGTTCTCAAAGTTGATCTGAAAGTTCTCAAAGAACAATTCATCAGCATCCTGGCTGAGAAGTTTATAGTAGGCTCCCACAATGACATCTGCATTATTTTGCCCCTTGATTCTTTACCCAGTGGCTCTTAATGGTGCCACTGCCAGCATTCTAACATTCTATTGCATTCAGTGCCAGCattctgcttcttctgcttTGCCTATCCCTCCTGACCATCCAATAGGCATGCCACTCACAGAACTTATCCCACCAGCTTTCGCTTATAGCAAAGATGTCAAATCTATGGGACTAGGACAAAGCCTCAAGTTCCTCTTGTTGGTTCCTCATGCAGCATGCATTAGTGTAGAAGCATTTCAGGAAGATGAAGCCTTTTTGGGAAAGGACTATAAAAGTTCAGAAGGGCACATAATGGGAATCAGTTAAGGAGCTGTACACAGACAGCTCTAAGACAAAAATGATGTGCAAGAGTAGCATCCAGTTCACTGTAACTTCAGCTCAAAGTTATGTGTACTACAGTGCACCTTCAGAGAGCTGTACAGCATGGCACAAACTGATTTACAGCTTCAAACATCCATCAGCTACAAGTCAGCACACAAAGCTGCAATGTGTTTGCACATCCTGACTGCTCACTCTGACCCCAGGATTCTATCTGTCCATATGTTCTCTGATTGACACCTTACCTAACCTTGACTAACATCATCAAAATCAGGACAACTACAGCAGGATACAGCACCGCCTAAGCAAACTGAAGTGCATTATggctaaataaataattacCCTTGATCTCCAGAGGTTACAAacagcacaacaaaaaaaatcctttgaagGAATTGATCATCACAGCAGTATCGTGCACTGTTCACTGCCAGTACAGTCAGCAGCTGCTAGTAAGTGCTAATTTGGCAGCACTCAAGCCTAACTGCCATGAGAACATTGACAGGTGGCTCAGCAGCTCATTTTACTTTTACACTTTTTTGTACGCTTAACTAGAATGGGAATGACAGCAAGAgaagtaacaaaaataattttaaggtcttgatttttatttataagtGTCTGGAAAACTCTTAGTGTCCAGTACAAACTTAGAAGTATTATTGGTTGTAAGTTTCCCTGGCTTTTCAAACTTCATTTAACATAAAATGAGATACAAACTTTTGTAACTGATTAACTTCAAGAATTAGCTGCAGTAAGACTGCTACAGGTATTCAGAAGGTGGAGGGAGTAGACACAAAACTCCTTCTGAAAGAGCAAGGCTTCTGGGAAGAACTTGCAAATCACATGATTAAAACTTAACATTTAACTTTGTTAAGCTAGAAGTGATTCTGAAATGGCAAGATCTATTGGAAGAATCAAGCTTTTCTGCTCCATGTCTCACCTTTACTTTCCATTCAGCAGCTTCCTACTAACACCTGAAAGCAGATCCACATTAATTCACAAACCCAGCATTCCCATGAATCAGATGATGAGCTTAATGAGGTGGTATGGTCTAACCCCATCTACATTTAAAGTAGGagttaagaaaataaatcacaatGCAGAAGAGTATCACTGGTGTTTTGCTGATTAACTGATATGGTAATCCAtctcatccatccatctctATCACTTCACTATGGATAATGGATCAGTACTTGAATAAGAAGCTATAAAGCAAGCTAGATAGATATAACCATCTTGTCTATACAAAAAACCAAATAGCTGTAGCACCACCTTCTGAATGTGCATTTCTCATTCCACTGGCACAATGAAAAAGGACATGCACAATACCAGCAGGTATGAAAGTTTTCTTCAAGGCAGAAGAGCCTggcaaaaaaaagaagaaatggcaccttggaaaataaattaattttaactaCTGGATTTGGGCATGCTCCATATACATGTTAAAGATCTTCCAATGATGCCATCTTTGTGAGTTTGCTCACATAATCAACAACCTAGACACTACAAGGATCCAATCAGCAAACAAAATCCAAGAAGACCCTCCAGCCATGTCAAGTATTTATTAAGCTCTCTTACTacagaagagacagaaagagagaacaaaatagaaaacagaagagaagaaagtACGTCTTAATTGTGTAGAGAGCTGACACTGCAGCCCTTATGTGTGGAAGGTGCAGAATAACCCTCATGCCATAGCATTTAACAGCAAACACTGCTTCACTACCTAGTTTTAGTATTTCAAGTTTAAGAGAGCTGGACAATGGAAGCTTTAAACCAAAAAGGATTAGGTAGCACTACAATGAATTTGTCTTCAATCTTTCATTTCTCAATCAGCACTCAGTTTTTCCCCTTAAGAGTTTTCAATATGAAAACCTGACGTGGAGAATCACACAGacagttattttctctttaaaaagtgaATATAGTTTTAATTGATCTACATGAGCCCCTCTTCTCCCAACATCCCAACACTACGAGGTCAAAACGAGTTTTGGTACTCATATGTAAGAAGTAGGTTAAATACCAAAGTTAATCCCTTCAGaaggaaacacatttttgtgCGGAAGTGACAGTGGCATTTTAAGTGCCAGTGGCATTTTAAGTGCCCGTATTCAACTGGTTTATTGTAACACTActtcaaataagaaaatacaaGGTATGCTGGACAATCATCCAGAGTTCTGACCAGCACACCTGATAATCCCATGCAGCAGCAAAATGTTTGgtttccaaaaagaaaagagttcTGTCAGGCTGCTTTTCTGCAACATTCATTGTGTAAATAAACATgtaatttaaagtatttaatttagaGAGACTGAATCATTCCACTTGTTCCAAACTCTACTTGTTTAAATATCTGATGTTTAAAATTAAGATATTCACTTAAGTCAGTCCTAAAATCCTCAGACTCAGCCTTCCATAAGGGCCCACAGTCCATTTTCAGAGATGCACTATGTATGTACAAAGATCTGCTCTTTCATTTTAGAAGTTGATAGCTTTGCCAAAGGATGCTGCTAGGTTTGCTTCCCTGAAGGCTTCTGACACCGTCTGTAGGGAGCAAACACAAAAAGTTACAAGTCATTAATAGCTACCTGGAGTAACAGCACGTTGTGTAATGGTGTTCAACAGCCCCTCTAGAAAACACTTACTGGATGGGCATGGCAAACTCTGGCTACATCTTCACATGACGCTCCATATTCCATAGCAAGGGCAGCTTCATTCACCATTTCACCAGCACCCTGTAATTTAATGGTACTTGCAATTAGCACAAATTCTTACACAGTTGTCCAGGTTCTGCTGAATCAGTAACAGCTTATAAATACGcattttctgctaaaaaatgaaaagttatgTTTTAACCAGCACTTTGTGTTCTAATGTAAGTAATGTAATCTATTTGGTGATTGTGCTCAAACCTAGCATAAATCTAAACATTAATGAGAGTATTTGTGTATTTGTTCTCCCATACCTGAGAGTTGTGCAAAAGCTAGGCATTTTTCCATGAAAGGAAACTTAACCAAAACTTCAATGCTTCCCTGAAAAGTTAAATAGATagctagattttaaaaaaacatgttaCTACACCTACAccctcatttttctttgctgtatttATGCATATTTACTAAGAGACTGTATCTTTGAGGTGTCAAAAATAGTTAAATCTCCTCTTACATTTTTAACACTCAGATCCACAACCGTAAGATTTTTCCCCCAGTCCTTTCCCAATGaagaaaatcaggttttttATGAGACAAATAAAGTTGTGCTTCCTTTAAGGCATGTTGGTTTCTAAATTACTACAATTGCAAGAGAAATTAAGTAGCATAGAATCTTATTGAAAACAGTTTGGTGTTTCTCTTAAAGAAAGCTGTACACAAAAATGTATGGAAGTGTTTCTGcaaacattattttgaaaaaaaaaaatatttacagctaagaaacaaaacagagaaagattAGGGTCTAACTTTGTTTTAAACACCAAAACCCTAAACAGGGGAAGTCCCAAGTTTTTTTTACTCTAAGTTCCATAAATTACTAACCCCAGATTTGGTGACTGCAGCATAAGATTACCACCTCTGCTGAAGTCTTTAGTtagagagaaggggaaaaaagaaaaagccaatgAAAAAGTCACAGTCTTTTCAGCTCCCTCAACTTCCAAAAGTTGAATCAACAATTCCTGCTGTTCTCTCAAGTATTTGGCTGTattcataaaaacaaaacaagaaaaagaaacaacaacaaacaccatcaccaaaAACTTCACCACACAAAACTTGTCAAAGAAACTAAATAAATAACCATAGCAATtcaagagggggaaaaaaaaaagctgttggttttttttttttttttttagttacacCAAAGTAACTAAAAAGCAGGAAGGAGGGCAAGGGTGCAGAacagaactgtaaaaaaaaaaaaagtatggcGAACGCAAACCTTCCTGTTTACAAACGACACTTCTAACTCAACAACTACGCAACAACACgaaataaaaagaacattaCAAGTCCAAGAAAGCACAATTGATGACACTTACTGAGCCTAAAATGTGAGCACCCAACATCCTGTCTGTCGACTTTTGACTAAGTATCTTCACCATGCCATCGGTGTCAGCATTTGTCTTTGCTCTACTGTTCGCAGCAAATGGAAATTTCCCAATTTTGTATTCTACACCCTGCAAAACAGATGTGTTACTGAGTTAATGACCAAAAAGAACAATGCAACCAGCTGTTACATACATGAGGAGAAGCAATACAGAACTAAAACAGGAGACACAGGAATGTACATGAACTATCACCATAAATGGTGTAAGAGTGtacaaaaaaagattaatttgcAAACAAACAATATTAATGTCACAGAATGCAAgttattaaagaaaattgtGGTTCTTGGGAGAGTGGCATACAGAAGAGCATCTTTCACTTACACCCCCTAAGCAATAAAGTCAAATGCAGAAATTTGGATAAAGTAGCTAGATAAACAACTAGAGAGTGAAACCAAGCTCAAGGTGGAAAaacagtttttgtcagaaaagaaaacaaacagtaccTCTTCTTTCAGCTGTTCTTCTGACTTGCCCACCCAGGCCACTTCAGGGTGAGTGTAGATCACAGAGGGAACGCAGTTATAGTCAATGTGAACTGCTCCCCCAGCCATGCCTTCTACACAAAGAATGCCTTCATCCTCAGCTTTGTGGGCCAGCATAGGTCCAGCAACTACATCACCAATAGCATAGATGCTATCAGACCAATGAAACAGAATAAGACAGTGTTTAAAAACATCCTAGCACACCTGGGCTATCTTACATAAGTCTGTTTAAACATGTTACTGAAAACTCTTAAtcaaaacagattaaaatacttcattttagCATTTTCCACAGAATGACCACACTTCAAGAGGTATTTAGTGACATGAAGCAGACAGTGACTTTTAAATCACAAAACTTCAAAGGGTGACTAAAATTTTTAGCTACTGAAATGACAGGATATATTgagttttcttttcagaaaaggaaaatatgttctgttattaaaaaacagaagtgctttattaaattaaactttaaaaataagtgttctgcattaaaaaaaagaaaaaaattagtcttaCTTACTTTGGAATCTTGGTTTGGAATCTGTTGTTGACTGGAATTCTCCCTCTCTTATCAAGTTCTATTCCAATTTCCTCAAGACCTAGATTTTTTGTAAAAGGACGCCTACCGATGCAAACTAGGAGCACATCACAAGTTATTACTTCTGCcttgccaccagcagcagcttcaaCACTACAGCAAAACAAGAAGCAAAAATGCTAAAATGTAAACTTGTAGCCTTATCTTTCTCTGGCTAGTAACTAATACGACCCAAGATGGTGATCTCCTGGCTGGGTCTGGCACCCAAAGCACTTCATTCCGCCTGCCTTGTGCTTCCTCCTTGCAAGAGTTCAGCAGtgaagagggaggaaggggcaACACCTCTTACTACATTTCTTAACAATtgtcagagagaaaatcaggGTGTATTTTCAATAGCAAATAGCATGATCTGGTAGGATCAAATCTGTACAGCAAAGTCATTGCTGCTGAGTACTTGCCACCCAAAGTATATACACTTtgtatatagtatatatactTTGGGGTGGGGTAGGGCCCTGTATTCTAAGCAAGCTTTCTTCTTGCCCAGGAACCAAACACCTGTTAGCAGCTGCCATGCATCCCATGCATCCCTCAAGTGCATCTTGTCTTTAACTGCACACAGAACAAGTTCAGTTCACATACTCTAAGAGCACAAGAACCAAAGCATGGGAAGTGAGGATAAGTGGAAGTGTGTTTCAAAAGAACACTCTGAACCAAAATGATAACCTAAAAGTAGAAACAGACTACATGAGAGATTCAATCGGCATGGCGTGCAAAGAAGCCCAAATCCTGGACCTTTAGAGTGATGGATGACAGACTGTCCCAAGCTACAGTGATACAGCAAGTAAAAGTCACCATAGTAAGTCcccagaaaatacatttaagcTTGTTTTTGTGAAGTAACatcaagcatttttttaaactacagtTTCTGAATAGAGAATCCATTAACACAAACAGAAGTAGTGCATACTTATGGACTTTTACAAAGCAAATTTGCTTTACATGTTTCTATATTAACTGTTCATGTATACAACTTCAAAGGTCTTGAGTAAGACcatcaaaataaattcttcaggtagtttcatttatttccattcaAGAACACTAATATCTCTGCCAGGCTTACCCTAAGACAAGATGACCTTCCTATGTAGTCAAGAATTAATGGCATGGAATGTATGAACAATCATGGTATTTATGCTAGTTATACCAGAAGCAAATATCTTCCATGAAAATAGTGATTTAGAGTTCTGCTTTTATTATGATCTCATTATAACAGTGGTTTAATGCCAGAAAGCCCTCAACTCAAGTCAATGGAACCTCTCCTGTATAAGCAACTCAGGACTTAATAAAACCTAAAATTACGAACTCTCTAAGTTGTTAAAGAAGGATAAACATTTAATTGCActaaagaattaattttcattcctgtttaaaaaatactgtcaagactgtatttttaaataggtTTGATGGATTGGAAGGAAGAATATATTTTGCATTGCTTTAGTTTTATGTTAAATACTTACGCTACATCTATTTTTCCATCTGGTCTCTTGGTAGCACCAGTAACTTTGGTGTTCAGTTTAAACTTGAATCCCTGCTTCTGAAGAATACGTTGGAAGTTTTTAGAGATCTCCATGTCAATTCCCATTCCCCCAACATGGCCCATGAACTCAACAGCTGTCACATCTGCACCGAGGCGCTGCCAAACTGAACCCTGCAGTTACAACAATACAGGTAAAAAGAgtttttgaaaagcaaacttCAGATACTTTTAGTCTAATATTTACAACAGCTCTTCTAAAGCAGGATAATATGTAATAGCAAACTGATCAGTTTCTACAAACatgacataaaataaaacaagttcaacttctcccagcctttccaggAAAAGATTTATCATTGTTTATTTATAGACTCAAAACTTCCATGATCAAATCCAAGGAATTAGGCTTTTAAAGAAATAGCTAACGAGATAACTAAATATAACTCAAGTATGTTTTATACTATACGTATAGAGGAATCAAAgaatctgaaaggaaaacccAAAGGGAATTGCTTGTGGTGCCCTAATACCACTACTAATTAATCAAAACAATACCACATTAAGGAAATTTTACACAACAAAATGGAGCCTCTGCTGGTCCTGTCTGTATTTATAACCTTAACCATGATCATCAGCCTCACCAACAAAACCCATGTACACCCTGTTTGCTTACAGTTACCCACATCCACCCAATACAGAATTTCACTTTGCTTACTCTTTCCCAGCTTAATGGTCAGCAGGTTAAGCAGGTTACTTGGCAGATGGGCACAGCTTCAAGCAGCTGCAAGACCAGCAAATATAAATTCTTTTTGAAACGTGTAGGTGTGAGGTAAAAGGACTCAGATCACGATGAACTACAAAGTCTCCATGCTTTTGGCTGATAGAATATGTACTACCAGATCACATTAAACATCTCTTATGATTAACtactaaaaaaaagaattcatcCTGACTAACCTGGTATTCCCTCACATCCCTACTcctccaaaagagaaaaataatatgcAAGGCCCTGGATCCTCCTCTCTAATTTCTTTGCTTATCTAACCAGTTGCAGAAGCACTGACCCAACAAACACTTATCCCAGCTTTTCTGGTAAAAAATGGAGCTAGCAGGCTATGAAGTCTGAACAGATCCACTACAACTCACTGAACTGTTAAATCACAGCAAAACCAtcaaatacaacaaaaaaacaccaccttTTTCCTTTACAAATTAAAGGTCAAGTGGTTTAAATATCCTCTCACCAGTTCCACACCAATGACTCCTGCACCAATGACAACCATCTTTTCAGGAACTTTTTTCAGTGACAGCGCACCAGTGGATGACACAATGTTATCTTCATCAATCTAATGACAAAGAAATGCACAGAGGGAGGTTTACAATCTCTTTTACATATTATATACAGAACAGAACGTGCAATCAGGTGCAAACCATGATTACACATTAAATTGTGTGGCTATGAGACACTGAAAAGGAAGTACAATTAAGTTCAAATACGTACAGTAATTCCAGGGAAGGGAGCAACTTCTGAGCCTGTGGCTATGAGTATGTTCTTTGTATTGATAACTTGTGTGCTGCCATCTTCTTTAGTTGCAGTGACTTGGTTTTTGCCAGTTATTTTTCCAAACCCAGATACATGTACAACCTTTAGTAATCAGAATACAGTGAAGTCAGGTTCAAATATGTAAGTCAGGCTGCATTTCACCTGAATCTCACAAATGCTAAACATCTTTCTGCATCGCTACCTGGTACAAATCACAAAGTAACTGTATACTAGTAGGAACAGGAATAGTATACTATTCCTTTAAACAGATTAAGAATGAAGGCACTGGGCATTTAAAAGTTTTCTGGAAGAGAAGCATCCAAATTCTGCCCTCGTCATATCAGTCACTCTAATTTATGTGgcaatttgaaaatgtaaaaactaAGAAGTTACATCAGAAAAATGGATATACCTCAGTATATAATCCAAACTAaccttgttttgtttaaataaatgagCAATTCCACCTGTTAAGGCCTTCACTGCACTACTCTTCTGTTCCATCATCTTCTCTAGATTCAAACGGATTCCTGTAACTAAAgttaaagcaaaacaacaagTGTGGCAGTGTGTTAATGCTAAAGGAGCTCACCTCAACACAGTTAACAGCTGGCACAGAAAGATGTGTTGAATGGCCCTACT of Vidua macroura isolate BioBank_ID:100142 chromosome 5, ASM2450914v1, whole genome shotgun sequence contains these proteins:
- the DLD gene encoding dihydrolipoyl dehydrogenase, mitochondrial; the protein is MQRWGRVSCALARRSHFDLIHHGLQGVCAVPQRSYADQVDADVTVIGSGPGGYVAAIKAAQLGFKTVCVEKNATLGGTCLNVGCIPSKALLNNSHLYHLAHGKDFANRGIEITGIRLNLEKMMEQKSSAVKALTGGIAHLFKQNKVVHVSGFGKITGKNQVTATKEDGSTQVINTKNILIATGSEVAPFPGITIDEDNIVSSTGALSLKKVPEKMVVIGAGVIGVELGSVWQRLGADVTAVEFMGHVGGMGIDMEISKNFQRILQKQGFKFKLNTKVTGATKRPDGKIDVAVEAAAGGKAEVITCDVLLVCIGRRPFTKNLGLEEIGIELDKRGRIPVNNRFQTKIPNIYAIGDVVAGPMLAHKAEDEGILCVEGMAGGAVHIDYNCVPSVIYTHPEVAWVGKSEEQLKEEGVEYKIGKFPFAANSRAKTNADTDGMVKILSQKSTDRMLGAHILGSGAGEMVNEAALAMEYGASCEDVARVCHAHPTVSEAFREANLAASFGKAINF